GAGCAGTGTGGACCCAAAGTAagcaaatttatttttatttcaatgctTTATTCCTTCCACTATCaggttttcaacttttttttagaAACTGTCTGTCGGGAGGTTttagctaaagtaccctttaatTTTCGCTctctgaatggtaccacagttgcaataacacatttctttttgcccccgtttatttaataatatttttcacaacagtttgggactcaCAAACTGCtagtttaggacagaataccaaacaggaggtttaattattaaaacttaattgcatgtctttggatgcacataATTAACAGTATTTAGGAACCTCTTTGGAAACACTGGTATTCGCTATATTCGGCAAAGTTAttatgaataatacaaaatagtctgcattgtaaatgtgtatcactttaccatttacttcccatttcagcataattgtgtgccatttaaaatgtttacaatttcaaaaacattaacctgGATAAAACTATAACTAagaatgaatttttttttattaaagccagcataaattcaggatcattattttcttttactttcatttttatttgtacatCCATCCttcgtaccccctatgacccttacccccccccccccccttgaaaaCCCCTGCACTGTTATGAATTAATTGAGAAGTGTTGgacttatttaatttagtttaacaagcgattacctttttttttttttttacaatattattcTACAAGCAAGAGGTGCTGACTTTTTAAAAACTTGTACTGCAGGTTGAATCACGTGACAGCAGGACTAGTGAACCCAGCAATGAAATCGGATGCCTCAAGTAAAGAAATAGAGGAAGCTATGAAGAGAGTCAGAGAAGCGCAGTCCTTGATTTCAGCTGCTATTGAGCCAGGAAGTAAGTGTGTATTTAATAACCTGCATCCGTATCAGTATTTGCTTGTTCATAGACTtatatatacattgttttttgtGAATTAAGTGTGctgtaaattaaatacatattgaaaaataaacaattgtGTGGCAGAAAATAGAATTTTTTTctgtgttgtactttttttttttagctaatttGTTGTATTGTAAGCATATTCTGAGAATCATAAGAATAACAAATAACTGTTTTAGATAAGAAAGACGACAAACGAAAACATTCAAGATCCCGATCCCGATCTAGAAGGCGAAGATCCCGTTCCCGCTCCAGACATAGGTATGATTGTCAAGGGCTAATTAAAGAGCCTGTTTTGCACATTTATAGCCCCAACAGTGTAAACAGGTTTGTGTTCTAAACAaaatttgaattaaaataaatgcaatctTGTATTGTAAAACACTGACATATTTGACTTTTGCACAAAAGCAAGCAACTTTTGCTCTATCTGAAATGGCTAAATGCATGCCCCAGTGCTGGGGCTATGCTGTATATACATAAATATGTTGCACGTCAGTATTTCATGTATCTTGAGAACTGCTTATTAAGGTGTGATgtaacttttattatttttgttttagacgTTCAAAGAGCAGATCCAGACGAAGGTCACAATCCAAATCAAGAAGCAGAAGGCGATCTAAAAGTCCTAGGCGACGGAGATCGCATTCTAGAGATAGGAGTAGGCGTTCAAGAAGCAAATCCAGGTATATAACAAGCATTTAAGTGACCGTAGGTAGATTTGACTAATACAGTCTACCCCACAGGTGTATATAGTTTAACTGTATATCCCACTTAAGTGTATTCAATTCCATAATCCGTTACCAATGCTGTATCATTAAATGTACCTTGTTTTAAGTGTCGTGTTAAGTGTATATTCCTGTTGTGCTCTATAGCGGTGATTCATACAGTTAACTGAGTACATGCATTGTGAAGTGAAAAACAGGCTCGGGCCCGGTGTCAGGAACATGAACGCTTTCAATACATTTCCGCACTAAAAGGACTgcaaaaagggaaacaaacacTCTTCATTAAGAGACTGTAAAGGACTAATGATGTGCTAAAATGAACacagcatttgttaaaggcacatcaataatgatttcattttaaaatatgctaaAATTACATGTTGTGCGAAGAGACTGAATGAATACAGTTTTCAGAATGAACATGGTAAATTGTGTGTATCTTGTATATCTGCATAGCACATGAAGGATAAgtggtgtgtgtatttgttttgtttatatagcaTTGTATGTTACCTGATCAATCACATTTCTGATCTTGCGCCAATGCAGggatagaaagaaagaagaaaaagaaaagaaacgctCTAAAACTCCACCAAAGAGCTACAGTACTACTAGAAGATCGCGAAGTCCTAGCAGGTATAAATATTGAAGAATTTGTAACATTTAGTTTTCTGTCCTGTTTTCACCAAGTGTTTTGAAAGGAAAAGTAACATTTGTATTCTGTGCAGGGACAGAAGGCGTAGAAGAAGTCGCAGTGTAACTCGATCTCCTCCTAAAAAGTCACCCAAAAGAAAGATGTCCAAATCACCTTCCCCTAGAAGGTTGGTACTGTTCTCTAGGCCTTAGAAATCTACCTGGCTATTCATATTTTGTTAACAAATTGGTTGCAACAATTAAATCACCCTTTTTTCCAATTTGTATACTTGTTCATTTGAATATATAAAATTGCCAAatcaagcagaaaaaacaaatgtaacattATGAGAACTGTTTTGACATATGCAATTGTTCACACACTATACTGATCACTGGGTTATCTGTTTATACATTAGTCCCTTACTAAACCGGACATGTCACGAGTCAGGCAGGTTGTCTGAAATAggtgtctggtttaaaaaaaaaaaaaacagtgctccttttattttaaatgtataaatcattgagCTGAAATaagtgttctctgtacacattacattatgtaaaaaaatatatctgtacaatattttcgtcctgtctttggtgtcagtataacagctttttttttttttttttttttttggggtctTTGGATCATGCAATTCAGTGATCTAACGTTGCACTTAATTAGATGTTATTGGTGGACATACGTTATCCGGAATATCATAATGTACGGCATaccagtgtttgtatttttgtaatctAAAATATGCCTGATGTGCACATGTAGGAACAGCAAAAATGCATACTTGTACTGCTTCaacaaatgtgtacattttaaatgtatcacTTTTTAAAAGGGGAAAATCTGATGAGGTAACAGAACACTTAATTGCCCTTAAGTAATAGACATAGCATGACCTTGGCTAACAATACCACTTTTCTTCAGGCACAAGAAGGAAAAGAAGAAGGAcaaggagagagagcgagacagaggtagagaaagagagaaggaccg
The Acipenser ruthenus chromosome 10, fAciRut3.2 maternal haplotype, whole genome shotgun sequence DNA segment above includes these coding regions:
- the LOC117400510 gene encoding serine/arginine-rich splicing factor 11-like isoform X5; translated protein: MTKKSSTGVIPDEAKALSLLAPANAVAGLLPGGGLLPTPNPMASIGGVPLSALGGPTLDQGLAAYGLQGAGLNSQSLAADQLLKLMSSVDPKLNHVTAGLVNPAMKSDASSKEIEEAMKRVREAQSLISAAIEPGNKKDDKRKHSRSRSRSRRRRSRSRSRHRRSKSRSRRRSQSKSRSRRRSKSPRRRRSHSRDRSRRSRSKSRDRKKEEKEKKRSKTPPKSYSTTRRSRSPSRDRRRRRSRSVTRSPPKKSPKRKMSKSPSPRRHKKEKKKDKERERDRGREREKDRDRSRDERERSTSKKKKSKDKEKERERKSDGEKGDVKRSKLGLLQAQMAKGEQNEVTRDYDEEEQGYDSEKDKKEDKGSDSASPKAKESSVDKGMGDTVRESKVNGDDHHEEDMDMSD